The Alkalihalobacillus sp. LMS6 genomic interval TAGAGCTGACCGTTGAATTAATTCAACCTCTTTTATTGGCTCGAATTATAGATGACGGCATTCTTCAAGAGGATTTAACGACGGTTGTGGTTTGGGGAAGTATCATGATCGGTTTATCATTACTTGCTTTTATAGCAGGGATTTTAAATTCATTTTACGCAGGTCATGCAGGTCAAAGTACAGGATTTGATCTTCGAAACGCCATGTTTAAAAATATCCAGCGTTCGAGTTTGGATAAACTCCAGCCATTTGCGACATCTTCATTAATGACACGGTTAACGAATGATATTACGCAAATACAAAACACGATTTTTATGGGTTTACGCATTATGGCCCGCGCACCATTACTTGTGATCGGTGGTGCGATTATGGCTTTCATTATCAATGCGCGTCTTGCTTTTTTTCTCATTATTACGATTCCGATTTTGATTCTATTTCTTCTGTGGATCTTAAAAAAAGGTGTACATATTTTTAGCTTAGTGCAAAGTCAGGTTGACCGCGTGAATCATGTTGTCCGTGAAAACTTAACCGGCATCCGTTTAGTGCGGGTATTTGTAAGACGGTTGCACGAAATTGAACGCTTTTTTGCTGAAAGCGATGCATTAAGGCATCGTATGGTGCAAGCATTCCGGTTAATGGAATTAACCATGCCAATTCTCTTACTTTTAATGAACGGCTCGATTTTACTCGTTTTATGGTTTGGTAGTTTTCAAATCGAGAATGAGACTGCTCAGGTAGGCGACGTTGTGGCAATTGTTAATTACGCAACGAGAATTACGTCTGCTTTAGGTGTATTTGCGATGATTATTATGGTGTTTTCTCGAGCTCGTGCTTCTGCACTCCGAATTGAAGAGGTTCTACTTGAACCTGATGATGAGCTTAGTGAGAGTGTGAACCACCCTGCACCTCCTACCTTAAAAGGTGAATTGACATTTGAATCTGTGTCGTTTTCATATGAAGGTCAGAAAACCGACGTGCTAAAAGAGATTTCGTTCACTGTTAAACCTGGAGAAACCGTTGCTGTTTTAGGCGAAACCGGATCAGGGAAAACATCGCTTTTTCAGCTTATCCCTAAATTATATGAAGCAGATAAAGGTGAAATTAAAATTGATAACACCTCAATTAAAGAGTGGAATATTCAGATGGTACGAAAGCAGTTAGGTTACGTCCCGCAATCCATTCGTTTATTCTCCGGCACAATACGAGAGAATATCTC includes:
- a CDS encoding ABC transporter ATP-binding protein, yielding MRTVFSYLLPYKWAAGIAFIFMLLELTVELIQPLLLARIIDDGILQEDLTTVVVWGSIMIGLSLLAFIAGILNSFYAGHAGQSTGFDLRNAMFKNIQRSSLDKLQPFATSSLMTRLTNDITQIQNTIFMGLRIMARAPLLVIGGAIMAFIINARLAFFLIITIPILILFLLWILKKGVHIFSLVQSQVDRVNHVVRENLTGIRLVRVFVRRLHEIERFFAESDALRHRMVQAFRLMELTMPILLLLMNGSILLVLWFGSFQIENETAQVGDVVAIVNYATRITSALGVFAMIIMVFSRARASALRIEEVLLEPDDELSESVNHPAPPTLKGELTFESVSFSYEGQKTDVLKEISFTVKPGETVAVLGETGSGKTSLFQLIPKLYEADKGEIKIDNTSIKEWNIQMVRKQLGYVPQSIRLFSGTIRENISWGVPDAPIEDVHFAAKVAQIHETIEKLPDGYDTKVGQQGVNLSGGQKQRISIARALLREPKILLLDDSTSALDTKTEERFLKALEQYSCTTLIITQKLSTARQADKILLLEYGQIEGYGSHEHLMEKSTFYRKIYHSQYGKEG